DNA sequence from the Lysinibacillus sp. OF-1 genome:
GCCCTTTTTAATAAGATCTTGTCTAATGGCTCTCGGCCCTTTTTTCATCGTAGCCTTCTTGGTATCAAGCAATGCCTTTGAATAGTTTTCATCATTGATAAAGCCATAAGACTTTAACTTCTGAATTGCCTCCAATATTACGGCTTCTCCAAAATCTAATGCGAGCAGTTTTTTCTTCACCTCATGCTCGCTTCGCATTTGATAAGAAAGAAAGTTTAACCCCTTATTAAAGGCCTTACGTATTTCATCCTCATAGGCAATCTCTTGGATTTCAAATTCATCAAGCACCTTTCCCTTTGTTAAACCGAATTGAATAAGTATGGCTTCATCAACTGGAAAAGCATATTCCTCATTTATATAGATATTATATCGTTCAGGATTGTTTTTTTGACGTGCAATTTTCGTAATTATACGCATAGCAAACACCTCACTATTGCATATTATAGCATTTCTTTTTTTAGGGAGCAGTGATCTGACAAGAGGGTTTTGCTTTCATTCGCGAGTATTCCTCTTCACTCCGCGAGTATTTCTCTTCACTCCGCAAGTATTTCTCTTCACTCCGCAAGTATTCCTCTTCCTTCCGCGAGTATTTACGCTTATTCTGGAATGCACTGAAGATGTTCGCTTTTGAGTTAAGTGTTAAACTTACTAGTAAGTGTTTTTATTCGATCAGAGAAGAGGTGCTTGTTATGAAAATCGTTATTGCAGGTGGCACTGGCTTTGTCGGGAGTGCACTCATAAAGCTATTACAGGATAATGGACATGATGTTTTTGTCTTAACACGTCATCACTCAAGACTAGAAAATGGTATTCACTATGTACAATGGCTACAGCAGCACGAGCAGCCTTTGCCTTTTTTAGAGGGTGCTGATGCCTTTGTTAATTTAGCAGGTGTTTCATTAAATGATGGGCGCTGGACGAAAAAACAGAAGAAGGCTATTTATTGGAGCCGAATGAATGCAACACTTGAATTAGTGAAGATAATGGACTTGCTAACGTCAAAGCCTAAAGTTCTTATCAATGCTAGTGCCGTGGGGATTTATCCTACTTCTACAGAAGCTGTCTATCATGAGGATTTTATGGACTATGCCCATGATTTTTTGGGTACAACCGTCCATGATTGGGAACGACATGCGAAACGAGCAGAATCATTAGGGATTCGCGTGGCTTTTGCACGCTTTGGTGTCATCTTAGGCCGAAATAGCGGTGCTCTACCACCTATGCTATTGCCCTATCAAATGTATATAGGTGGAACAATTGGTTCTGGTGAACAATGGCTCTCTTGGGTACATATTGATGATGTAGTACGCGCAATTTATTTTGCGATTATAAATGAAAATATTCGTGGTCCATTTAATGTAACAGCTCCAAATGCTATGCGAATGAAAGAGTTCGGACAAACAATCGCAGAAGTCATGGGCAGACGCCATTGGATGCCTGTCCCAAGTTTTGCGATGCGTTTAGCTCTTGGTGAACAAAGTTCGCTTGTTTTAGAAGGACAACATGTGCTGCCCACTATTTTACAACAACATCATTTTACATTTAAATATCCTGTTTTAAAGCAAGCACTTGAAGATTTGCTAAAAGCTCAGAATTAGAAAAAATTAAGTTGGATAATTTTTTTATAAACTACGCATTCTAATGAAAAAGAAAGGATGCGTTTTTTATGTGGAAACAACATATTGTAGGTGCGGTAATTGCTACTTTTATTATTGCCGCAGGAATTAGTATTAATCCTTATTTCGCTGCTGGTTCTGATGAGCACCATTGGGGCTTTAAGCGTGCTAAAAATGGTGAGCAGGCGGAAGCAGGAGCGCAGCTTGATCAGCTACTTGACCAATATGGTGCGATTTACAAAGGAAAGCCAGATAAAAAAATTGCCTATTTAACATTTGATAATGGCTATGAAAACGGCTTTACTGAAAGTATTTTGGATACATTGAAAAAAGAAAATGTACCAGCAACTTTCTTTTTAACAGGGCATTATTTAGACAGTGCCAGCGATTTAGTGAAACGCATGGTGGAAGACGGTCATATTATTGGGAATCATTCATACGGTCATCCCAATATGGCGCGACTTTCTCCAGATGGAATGCGTGCGGAATGGCGGAAATTTGATGGGAAGTTACGTGAATTAACTGGAATTGATCGTACAACATATGCTCGGCCACCTGAAGGTTCTTTCAATGCAAAACTTTTAGAAGTCGGAAATGCTGAAGGCTATCGCCATATTTTCTGGTCTGTGGCTTTCAAGGATTGGATGAAGGATGAACGTCGTGGTGCGGATTATGCCTATAACGCACTTATGGAACAATTACATCCTGGTGCTGTTATTTTAATGCATACTGTAGCACAGGATAATGCCGAAGCTT
Encoded proteins:
- the recX gene encoding recombination regulator RecX — translated: MRIITKIARQKNNPERYNIYINEEYAFPVDEAILIQFGLTKGKVLDEFEIQEIAYEDEIRKAFNKGLNFLSYQMRSEHEVKKKLLALDFGEAVILEAIQKLKSYGFINDENYSKALLDTKKATMKKGPRAIRQDLIKKGIEKNLQDEVLATYSFEEQLKLAMQLAEKIIRSQNKKTPTQIKTKIQDFLLRKGYAFPIVEEVLSQVEIVQDDDNWQQLLNTQGEKVWKKYVSKYTGYELKMKVKQALYQKGFPIEIIDRFIEEKENEE
- a CDS encoding TIGR01777 family oxidoreductase yields the protein MKIVIAGGTGFVGSALIKLLQDNGHDVFVLTRHHSRLENGIHYVQWLQQHEQPLPFLEGADAFVNLAGVSLNDGRWTKKQKKAIYWSRMNATLELVKIMDLLTSKPKVLINASAVGIYPTSTEAVYHEDFMDYAHDFLGTTVHDWERHAKRAESLGIRVAFARFGVILGRNSGALPPMLLPYQMYIGGTIGSGEQWLSWVHIDDVVRAIYFAIINENIRGPFNVTAPNAMRMKEFGQTIAEVMGRRHWMPVPSFAMRLALGEQSSLVLEGQHVLPTILQQHHFTFKYPVLKQALEDLLKAQN
- a CDS encoding polysaccharide deacetylase family protein, which encodes MWKQHIVGAVIATFIIAAGISINPYFAAGSDEHHWGFKRAKNGEQAEAGAQLDQLLDQYGAIYKGKPDKKIAYLTFDNGYENGFTESILDTLKKENVPATFFLTGHYLDSASDLVKRMVEDGHIIGNHSYGHPNMARLSPDGMRAEWRKFDGKLRELTGIDRTTYARPPEGSFNAKLLEVGNAEGYRHIFWSVAFKDWMKDERRGADYAYNALMEQLHPGAVILMHTVAQDNAEALPMFIAEAKKQGYTFLSLDDLVLEYEDFPVALQSPAPSL